The following coding sequences lie in one Brienomyrus brachyistius isolate T26 unplaced genomic scaffold, BBRACH_0.4 scaffold27, whole genome shotgun sequence genomic window:
- the LOC125721027 gene encoding kelch-like protein 10, protein MRTRRRGLGVAAYQGNIYAVGGTNGAHPVRTMEVYDPAINQWHAGPPMRQQRSYFGIAVVDGLLFAMGGSDGFKVTAKVECFNAVKGSWCRAQEMIAPKRSFSCCTVPAHPRFVQYAAPRPPAPICLPGG, encoded by the exons atgcgcactcgccgacgtggccttggagtagcggcatatcagggaaacatctatgcg GTGGGCGGTACCAACGGGGCTCATCCAGTGCGGACTATGGAGGTCTATGACCCTGCAATTAACCAGTGGCACGCTGGGCCTCCCATGAGACAACAAAGAAGCTAtttcggcatcgcagtggtggacggcttgctgtttgcGATGGGAGGCTCCGATGGCTTCAAAGTAACTGCAAAAGTGGAATGTTTCAATGCAGTGAAAGGCAGCTGGTGCCGTGCGCAGGAAATGATTGCACCTAAGAGGagcttcagctgctgcacagtgcctgcgcacccccgcttcgtacagtacgctgcacctcgcccacctgcccccatctgcctgcctggtgggtaa
- the LOC125721017 gene encoding kelch-like protein 10 isoform X2, translating to MERVLMSPAFEVFNKLRLAGQLCDVVLITDGVQFNAHRVILCGCSSYFQALFASDWNDSGKREYQLPGISPETLRQVIEYAYTYSVVITAENVENLLAAADYLSVLGIVQRCCDFLHEQLCLNNCIGLLKIADVYCVNELHQSAFNLILKNFKEVAISSNEFPELSLEQLSDIIEQDELNVREEDVVFEAILRWIEHEPATREAHISVLLAKIRMARMDPEYFMKIVKANDLVKANVACRPIITNVLKVIYDLHDERPRSDFENPLIRPRLPSDILLAVGGWNMRTTNWIEAYDTRADRWVDITQGQETRQSGHGSVCLNGFMYCFGGYDGHNFTDAVLRFDPVARTWQHMAPMHWRRCCVSVAVSNGFIYVMGGRLDVSPLNIVERYDPNANEWTIIQPMHEERQDASATTLNGKIYICGGSNGAQTTSTAECYDPLTGEWTLIAPMRTRRRGLGVAAYQGNIYAVSDSFLVL from the exons atggagcgagtactgatgtccccggcgttcgaagtgtttaacaagcttcggctggcaggacagctttgtgacgtggtcctcatcACCGACGGTGTTCAATTCAACGCCCATAGAgtaattctgtgtggctgtagctcctacttcca ggctctgttcgccagtgactggaatgattcaggaaagcgggagtaccaactcccaggcatttccccagaaacactgaggcaggtcatagagtatgcctacacatactctgtggtcatcacagctgagaatgtggagaacctcctggcagctgctgattatctcagtgtcttgggcatcgtgcagcgctgctgtgatttcctgcatgagcagctctgcctcaacaactgcattggccttcttaaaatcgccgatgtctactgcgtaaacgagctgcaccagtctgcattcaacttaatcttgaaaaacttcaaggaggttgccatcagctcaaatgagttcccagaactaagtcttgaacaactttctgacatcatcgagcaggatgagcttaatgtcagagaagaggatgtggtgtttgaggccatcctccggtggatcgagcacgagcctgccacccgagaggcccacatttcagtcctattggccaag attcggatggctcgtatggatccggaatacttcatgaaaatcgtcaaagccaacgatctagtgaaggccaatgtGGCGTGCAGGCCAATCATCACTAATGTACTGAAGGTCATCTATGATCTTCATGATGAACGTCCACgatctgattttgagaacccactgatccgcccgcgcttgccctctgacattttgctggctgttggtggatggaacatgcgcacGACAAACTGGATTGAAGCCTATGACACCcgggccgaccgctgggtggatataacacaggggcaggagactcgccagtccggccatggcagtgtgtgtttaaatggcttcatgtattgttttgggggttaTGATGGCCATAATTTCACCGATGCTGTGCTCAGATTTGACCCCGTCGCACggacatggcagcacatggccCCTATGCACTGGCGCCGCTGTTGTGTCAGTGTGGCCGTAAGTAACGGCTTCATCTATGTGATGGGTGGCCGTTTAGACGTGTCGCCTCTGAATATTGTAGAGCGATATGACCCAAATGCCAATGAGTGGACCATCATCCAGCCCATGCATGAggagcgacaggatgccagtgccaccaccctgaatggaaag atatacatttgtgggggtagcaatggagctcagaccacttccactgcggagtgctatgatccactcacgggcgaatggaccttgatcgctcccatgcgcactcgccgacgtggccttggagtagcggcatatcagggaaacatctatgcggtgagtgattcctttcttgtactctga